Part of the Tachypleus tridentatus isolate NWPU-2018 unplaced genomic scaffold, ASM421037v1 Hic_cluster_2, whole genome shotgun sequence genome is shown below.
ATATTGTAGTATATTTTTGGTACTtaggttttaaaatacttaatatactTGCACAGCTGACAAGAAAGAGAGATttaaagaagtaaatatttaaaaaataatcctgtcttttttttcattttacattttcattgtttCTTAAGAAGATTTCTATTGTAATTCTCATTTAAATTTATCTCTGTTTTTAAACTCTTTTTATGGATGTAAGGTTTGGACCCTCTCAGATTTGAATTTATGGATGTAAGGTTTGGACCCTCtcagaatataaacatttaaggAAATATTCTTTTTTAGTTGTGGAGGGGGGTGCCACATAAGTGGTATTAACCTCTGTTTTCTGGATTttggaaattttgaaatttaaccattAGTTGTTGAGGTTAAAATAGTTTTGtaggtttttacttttaaattcataTGATGATTTTCAGAGACATGTAAAAAATCATAATGTgggtatttaaattttgttatactATAACTTTCTTCTGGGAGGTGAAATATATTTGGGGCTGTCAGAACTGTCAGTATTGATTTATTTGAAGACTGACACAAACACATAGGTAATCTTTTAAAACATGTTGTCGTGTGATTCCTACTGAGTAATTTAATGGCTCTAAGAGACAGTATAGACTGTGaggattatttgttttatgttaaagaaTGTGTCATTAATACTGTTAACGTATGATGCAGTATATTGTAATTGAAGAGCTAATTTCCACAGACAGTTGTAAGTTCATGCACGACCGTTCAGACTACAAGCACGGTTGGCAAATagaattagagatggctagccaCACTTACGGCGAGGAGGATTCGGCTCGTTATGAAATAAGCTCCGATGAAGAAAGCCTACCTTTCAAGTGTTTCATTTGCCGTGAGTCTTTCAAAGATCCAGTGGTCACAAAGTAGGTAGAAGTACTTGTTTGTacactataaaataaacaaactacatttcCAGTTACGCTTCTCACACTCATTTGCTTTTAGTTGTTCACAACTCGCATGCTTTTTTAGTAAATTTCATGAAACTCTTCACTAGAGTCGTTCACATTTGTTGGTAAGTCAGAGCTATAAACTGAACTCAGTTAATGTGATGACAGGATGGGTATTATTAAGCTTTGGAACACACAGGTTTTTCTAAAACTATTTGCTCATTAGATTTAATgtcatttgaaattgttttttattttctaattgtagtttaactatatatatatatatatatagaatatttcatttattacttaaGAGACTATTTAATTTGTGGCTTTTTTGGAAGTAACTTctgaaataaatttcatatttaggtaataaaataacatttttcactgCTACAAAATCAAATGTGAGAGGAATATAAATCCACATGTTGTGAACTTTTAGTTTAAGCTATTTTTCATTCTGTTACCTATTGTAACATTCATTCTTACAAAATATGGCTTTTTggaaagtgttttataaaagacaaattattctatattccataaaagacattttaacttttaatgaTTGATGTACTGTTGGATTATTATGTGTAACAAACATTTCAGGTGTAAACATTACTTCTGTGAAAAATGTGCACTGTGTCACTACCAGAAGTCCAAAAGATGTTTTGTGTGTGGAGTCCAGACAATGGGTGTCTTTAATCCAGCTAAAGGTTAGATAACAagtttatcttataattttttttctttgcctcaatgttttgtgtgtgtggagTCCAGACAATGGGTGTCTTTAATCCAGCTAAAGGTTAGATAACAagtttatcttataattttttttctttgcctcaatgttttgtgtgtgtggagTCCAGACAATGGGTGTCTTTAATCCAGCTAAAAGTTAGATAagtttatcttataattttttttctttgcctcaatgttttgtgtgtgtggagTCCAGACAATGGGTGTCTTTAATCCAGCTAAAGGTTAGATAACAagtttatcttataattttttttctttgcctcaatgttttgtgtgtgtggagTCCAGACAATGGGTGTCTTTAATCCAGCTAAAGGTTAGATAACAActttatcttataatttttttttctttgcctcAATGTTTTGTGTGTGGAGTCCAGACAATGGGTGTCTTTAATCCAGCTAAAGGTTAGATAACAActttatcttataatttttttttctttgcctcaatgttttgtgtgtgtggagTCCAGACAATGGGTGTCTTTAATCCAGCTAAAGGTTAGATAACAActttatcttataatttttttttctttgcctcaatgttttgtgtgtgtggagTCCAGACAATGGGTGTCTTTAATCCAGCTAAAGGTTAGATAACaattttgtattgtaaattttaatttttctgtaccTTGCGTATCAGTTCTTGATGGTTGTTATGTTATTTATCAAGTTTAAATTGAAGAAATTGGTATTTGTTTCAA
Proteins encoded:
- the LOC143242777 gene encoding E3 ubiquitin-protein ligase RNF113A-like, with the protein product MVRKGPIRAPDNLRATVRWDYQPDICKDYKETGFCGFGGSCKFMHDRSDYKHGWQIELEMASHTYGEEDSARYEISSDEESLPFKCFICRESFKDPVVTKCKHYFCEKCALCHYQKSKRCFVCGVQTMGVFNPAKDISARLNSQKEEAKELSAENESSD